A window from Corynebacterium urogenitale encodes these proteins:
- a CDS encoding acyl-CoA dehydrogenase family protein, with product MGILTPELEELRHGVEQFANEVVDPVAEKHDREHTFPYEIVSQMGEMGLFGLPISEEYGGMGGDYMALGVALEELARVDQSVAITLEAAVSLGIMPIYRFGTEEQKQKYLPDLVAGKALAGFGLTEPDAGSDAGGTKTTAKEDGDEWVVNGNKQFITNSGTDITKLVTATAVTGTRENGKKEISCIIIPSGTPGFTAEPQYNKVGWNASDTHPLTFNDARVPKENLLGKRGRGFAQFLSILDEGRVAIAALATGAAQGCVDECVRYAKERTSFGKAISEYQAISFKIARMEARAWSARQAWHAAAEKMLAGENFSKEASIAKMISSEAAMDNARDATQIHGGYGFMNEYRVARHYRDSKILEIGEGTTEVQQMLIARSLGI from the coding sequence ATGGGAATCCTGACTCCAGAACTCGAAGAACTGCGCCACGGAGTAGAACAGTTCGCCAATGAGGTGGTGGACCCGGTCGCCGAGAAGCACGACCGTGAGCACACCTTCCCCTACGAAATCGTCAGCCAGATGGGCGAGATGGGCCTGTTCGGCCTGCCGATCAGCGAAGAATACGGCGGCATGGGCGGCGACTACATGGCCCTCGGAGTGGCACTGGAAGAACTCGCCCGCGTAGATCAGTCGGTGGCCATCACGCTCGAAGCTGCCGTGTCCCTGGGCATCATGCCCATCTACCGCTTCGGCACCGAGGAACAGAAGCAGAAGTACCTGCCGGATCTCGTGGCAGGCAAGGCTCTAGCGGGATTCGGCCTGACCGAGCCGGACGCGGGCTCCGACGCTGGTGGCACCAAGACCACCGCCAAGGAAGACGGCGACGAGTGGGTCGTCAACGGCAACAAGCAGTTCATCACCAACTCCGGCACCGACATCACCAAGCTGGTCACCGCCACCGCGGTCACCGGCACCCGTGAGAACGGCAAGAAGGAAATCTCCTGCATCATCATTCCTTCCGGCACCCCAGGCTTCACCGCCGAGCCGCAGTACAACAAGGTCGGCTGGAACGCCTCCGATACGCACCCGCTGACGTTCAACGACGCGCGTGTGCCGAAGGAGAACCTCCTTGGAAAGCGTGGTCGCGGCTTCGCTCAATTCCTTTCCATCCTGGACGAGGGGCGCGTCGCCATCGCTGCCCTGGCAACCGGTGCCGCGCAGGGCTGTGTGGATGAATGCGTTCGCTACGCGAAGGAGCGCACGTCCTTCGGCAAAGCTATCTCCGAATACCAGGCCATCTCCTTCAAGATAGCCCGCATGGAAGCCCGCGCCTGGAGTGCACGTCAGGCGTGGCACGCCGCGGCGGAGAAGATGCTCGCCGGCGAGAACTTCTCCAAGGAAGCCTCCATCGCGAAGATGATCTCCTCCGAGGCGGCAATGGACAACGCCCGGGACGCCACACAGATCCACGGCGGCTACGGCTTCATGAACGAATACCGTGTGGCCCGCCACTACCGCGATTCCAAGATCCTAGAGATCGGCGAGGGCACCACCGAGGTGCAGCAGATGCTCATCGCCCGCTCCCTGGGCATCTAA
- a CDS encoding acetyl/propionyl/methylcrotonyl-CoA carboxylase subunit alpha has translation MNSPKKFGTVLIANRGEIAVRVMKTVHAMSMKAVAIYSDADRHAPHVKLADKAVHVGPAAAAQSYLDIEKVIAAAKSSGAEAIHPGYGFLSENAEFAQRCEDEGIIFIGPPASAIEKMGDKITARSTVESRDVPTVPGISRPGLTDQEIIDAAPEIGFPVLIKPSAGGGGKGMHRVDTPEALPQALVSARREAASSFGDDTLFLEHFVDTPRHIEVQIVADSHGNVIHFGERECSLQRRHQKVIEEAPSALLDAATRQEIGEAACDAARACGYRGAGTVEFIVSAKQPERFFFMEMNTRLQVEHPVTELVTGVDLVEWQIRVAQGEELPLRQEEITLTGHSVEARVYAEDAAGGFLPTGGTIESLSWPTGAGVRVDSGVREGQHIGSDYDPMLAKIITWGHDREQALQRLDEALSAMVVDGLVTNVNFNRFLVTRPEVIAGELDTGLLDRISDDYADPATPPAAFALAALDRATRSAATSSTLGRAWTAADGWRAGRAPAPIRAILTDGTDVREVTVSATAVDGQSWNVTVSTIVERGSDETPEVTSLQLDLLDRESSGSTTDYHAGIDDNPAEHWTVTTSRTRGHSHVSGPSGTYAIDQVSRAAALAAAAEGDGAITSPMPGTVIAIDAESGSEVTAGQAVLVIEAMKMEHTLTAAVPGTVTVHVAVGEKVESGAVLADVVEHEDG, from the coding sequence GTGAACTCACCCAAGAAATTCGGCACCGTCCTCATCGCCAACCGCGGTGAAATTGCGGTCCGCGTCATGAAGACCGTGCATGCGATGAGCATGAAGGCCGTCGCCATTTATTCCGACGCCGACCGCCACGCCCCGCACGTGAAGCTTGCTGATAAAGCCGTACACGTGGGCCCAGCCGCTGCGGCGCAGTCCTACCTCGATATTGAGAAGGTCATCGCTGCAGCGAAGAGCTCCGGAGCCGAGGCGATCCACCCGGGCTATGGCTTCCTCTCCGAAAATGCTGAATTCGCTCAGCGCTGCGAGGATGAGGGCATCATCTTCATCGGCCCGCCGGCCTCCGCGATTGAGAAGATGGGCGATAAGATTACCGCCCGTTCCACTGTGGAATCTCGTGACGTCCCGACCGTTCCAGGCATCTCCCGGCCGGGTCTGACGGATCAGGAAATTATCGACGCCGCGCCGGAGATCGGTTTCCCAGTGCTGATCAAGCCATCGGCGGGTGGTGGCGGCAAGGGTATGCATCGCGTGGATACCCCAGAGGCTCTACCCCAGGCCCTGGTATCCGCCCGACGCGAGGCGGCCTCCTCCTTCGGCGATGACACCCTCTTCCTCGAACACTTCGTGGATACCCCGCGCCACATCGAGGTGCAGATCGTCGCTGACTCCCACGGCAACGTGATTCACTTTGGCGAACGCGAATGCTCCCTCCAGCGCCGTCACCAGAAAGTGATTGAGGAAGCGCCGTCGGCATTGCTGGATGCCGCCACTCGTCAGGAGATCGGCGAGGCCGCGTGCGATGCAGCTCGCGCGTGCGGCTACCGGGGCGCCGGCACCGTGGAGTTCATTGTCTCCGCCAAGCAGCCGGAGCGCTTCTTCTTCATGGAGATGAACACCCGTTTGCAGGTGGAGCACCCAGTCACCGAGCTGGTCACCGGCGTCGACCTCGTCGAATGGCAGATTCGCGTGGCGCAGGGGGAGGAACTTCCGCTGCGCCAGGAGGAGATCACGCTCACCGGCCACTCCGTCGAAGCTCGCGTGTACGCAGAGGATGCAGCCGGCGGCTTCCTGCCAACCGGCGGCACCATCGAGTCCCTGTCCTGGCCAACCGGGGCGGGAGTCCGCGTGGACTCCGGCGTCCGCGAGGGCCAGCACATCGGCTCCGACTATGACCCGATGCTGGCGAAGATCATCACCTGGGGACACGATCGTGAACAGGCGCTGCAGCGTCTGGATGAGGCCCTGTCCGCGATGGTGGTGGACGGTTTGGTCACCAACGTGAATTTCAACCGATTCTTGGTGACCCGACCCGAGGTAATCGCAGGCGAACTGGACACGGGGCTGCTCGACCGCATTAGCGATGACTACGCCGACCCGGCAACCCCTCCTGCCGCCTTCGCCCTGGCGGCCCTGGATCGCGCGACGCGCAGTGCAGCCACCAGCAGTACCTTGGGGCGGGCGTGGACCGCGGCAGACGGCTGGCGCGCCGGGCGGGCTCCAGCCCCGATCCGCGCCATCCTCACCGACGGCACTGACGTCCGTGAAGTCACGGTGTCGGCTACGGCTGTTGACGGGCAATCATGGAACGTCACGGTCTCCACCATTGTGGAGCGCGGTTCCGACGAGACTCCCGAGGTCACATCCCTCCAGCTGGATCTGCTGGATCGTGAAAGCTCGGGAAGTACAACCGACTACCACGCGGGCATTGATGACAATCCAGCCGAACACTGGACCGTCACCACCTCCCGCACCCGTGGCCACAGCCACGTCAGCGGGCCTTCGGGCACCTACGCGATCGACCAGGTCTCACGCGCCGCAGCGCTCGCCGCTGCCGCCGAGGGCGATGGTGCCATCACCAGCCCGATGCCGGGCACAGTCATCGCCATCGATGCCGAATCCGGATCAGAGGTCACCGCAGGCCAAGCCGTGCTCGTTATCGAGGCCATGAAGATGGAGCACACACTGACGGCCGCGGTGCCGGGCACCGTCACCGTGCACGTCGCTGTCGGTGAGAAGGTCGAGTCCGGCGCGGTGCTTGCTGACGTCGTCGAACACGAAGACGGCTAA
- a CDS encoding acyl-CoA carboxylase subunit beta: MPSQTESSTATHRELVAELRERLDRASQGGGQQARDRHVNRGKLLPRDRIINLLDPGSPFLEVAPLAAEDMYKGKAPAAGIIAGVGLVNGRLCMVAANDATVSGGTYYPMTVKKHLRAQEIAEANHLPCIYLVDSGGAMLLQQDEVFPDRDHFGRIFYNQARMSAKGIPQLSAVMGSCTAGGAYVPAMSDETVIVENQGTIFLAGPPLVKAATGEDVTPEELGGGAMHSRISGVSDHLASDDNDALRRIRDIVATLPENKPTPWLKQEPKDAPRPQTDLYDIVPTDPKIPYDAHDLIETIADEGSLSEFKSEYGTSIVTTFARIEGHAVGIIANNGVIFAEAAVKGAHFIELCEQRNIPLIFLQNTTGFMVGRQYEEGGIAKHGAKMVNAVATASVPKLTVVTGGAFGAGNYSMCGRAYSPRFLWMWPNARISVMGGPQAAMTLSTVRRAQIERSGGEWSAEEQEAFEAPIREMFGEKSTCWYSTARLWDDGVIDPADTRRTLAMALDICAQGERHETGFGIFRM; this comes from the coding sequence ATGCCCTCGCAGACAGAATCCTCCACTGCCACTCACCGTGAGCTCGTCGCCGAGCTGCGTGAGCGCCTCGACCGTGCATCCCAGGGCGGTGGACAGCAAGCGCGTGACCGCCACGTCAATCGTGGCAAGTTGTTGCCACGCGATCGCATCATCAATTTGTTGGACCCCGGCAGCCCCTTCCTCGAAGTCGCACCGCTGGCGGCAGAAGACATGTACAAGGGTAAAGCCCCTGCGGCCGGCATCATCGCTGGCGTCGGCCTCGTCAATGGACGCCTGTGCATGGTTGCCGCGAACGATGCCACAGTGTCCGGCGGAACCTACTACCCGATGACCGTGAAGAAGCACCTCCGCGCACAGGAGATCGCTGAGGCCAACCACCTGCCGTGCATTTACCTGGTGGATTCCGGTGGGGCGATGCTGCTGCAACAGGACGAGGTATTCCCCGATCGGGATCACTTCGGTCGCATCTTCTACAACCAAGCCCGCATGTCCGCCAAAGGCATCCCGCAGCTTTCTGCCGTGATGGGCTCCTGCACTGCCGGCGGAGCATACGTTCCCGCGATGTCTGACGAGACTGTCATAGTGGAAAACCAGGGCACAATCTTCCTCGCCGGTCCACCACTGGTGAAAGCGGCAACGGGCGAGGACGTCACCCCAGAGGAGCTCGGTGGTGGCGCCATGCATTCGCGTATCTCTGGTGTTTCTGACCACCTGGCGTCGGACGATAACGATGCCCTCCGCCGCATTCGCGATATCGTCGCCACCCTGCCGGAAAACAAACCCACGCCGTGGCTCAAGCAGGAGCCGAAGGACGCTCCACGTCCACAGACGGATCTTTACGACATCGTGCCGACCGATCCGAAGATCCCTTATGATGCTCACGACCTCATTGAGACCATCGCCGATGAAGGCTCCCTGTCTGAATTCAAGAGTGAATACGGCACCTCCATCGTCACCACTTTTGCGCGGATTGAGGGGCACGCTGTCGGCATTATCGCCAACAATGGCGTGATCTTCGCGGAAGCGGCGGTGAAGGGCGCGCACTTCATTGAGCTGTGCGAGCAGCGCAATATCCCGCTGATCTTCCTGCAGAACACCACCGGCTTCATGGTCGGCCGGCAGTACGAGGAAGGTGGAATCGCCAAGCACGGCGCGAAGATGGTCAACGCCGTGGCCACCGCCTCCGTACCTAAGCTCACCGTCGTGACCGGTGGCGCCTTCGGTGCCGGCAACTATTCCATGTGCGGTCGCGCATACTCCCCGCGCTTTCTGTGGATGTGGCCAAACGCCCGCATCTCCGTCATGGGTGGCCCGCAGGCGGCGATGACCCTGTCCACCGTGCGTCGTGCCCAAATCGAGCGCTCCGGCGGCGAATGGTCGGCCGAGGAACAAGAAGCTTTCGAGGCTCCGATTCGCGAAATGTTCGGGGAGAAGTCCACCTGCTGGTACTCCACAGCTCGCCTGTGGGATGACGGTGTGATTGATCCCGCCGATACTCGCCGCACCCTGGCCATGGCGCTCGACATTTGTGCTCAGGGTGAACGCCACGAGACCGGCTTCGGCATCTTCCGCATGTAA
- a CDS encoding TetR/AcrR family transcriptional regulator produces the protein MATTYLADPDTQGLSPRAAAKAQRRVELLRASAKIMAEKGFHAMRLEDLGEAVGVSGPAVYRHFSGKEEILTELMTGISEHLYAEAQEILRGIEAPRERLEILIDFHTSFALEQSELIRLHNRELFRMGEEGHDRVRAAQGRYLGLWAESLQRLGPAYEGDGARITAQLVVGLINAAEYLADRVSAALLRRQVVLSARSALGLR, from the coding sequence ATGGCTACGACGTACCTCGCGGATCCAGATACACAGGGGTTATCCCCACGCGCTGCTGCTAAGGCGCAGAGGCGAGTGGAGCTATTGCGCGCATCCGCGAAAATCATGGCGGAGAAGGGCTTCCATGCCATGCGTCTGGAAGATCTTGGTGAGGCTGTGGGGGTATCAGGGCCAGCGGTGTATCGGCACTTCTCTGGCAAAGAGGAGATTCTCACTGAGTTGATGACGGGCATCTCCGAGCATCTCTATGCGGAAGCCCAGGAGATTCTCCGTGGGATCGAGGCTCCGCGCGAACGCCTGGAGATACTCATTGATTTCCACACTTCTTTCGCCCTTGAGCAGTCCGAATTGATCCGGCTCCACAACCGCGAACTTTTCCGTATGGGTGAGGAAGGGCATGATCGCGTTCGTGCGGCGCAGGGTCGCTATTTGGGCTTGTGGGCCGAATCGCTACAGAGGCTGGGGCCAGCTTATGAGGGGGATGGTGCTCGCATTACCGCCCAGTTGGTTGTTGGGCTCATCAACGCTGCGGAGTATCTAGCCGACCGCGTGAGTGCGGCACTGCTTCGCAGGCAGGTTGTGTTGTCTGCTCGTTCCGCGTTGGGGTTGCGGTAG
- the purH gene encoding bifunctional phosphoribosylaminoimidazolecarboxamide formyltransferase/IMP cyclohydrolase translates to MTDNNGRKQIRRALISVYDKTGLEELAKGLHEAGVSIVSTGSTASKIAAAGVPVTEVEQLTGFPEVLEGRVKTLHPRVHAGILADTRKEDHLKQLEELDVEAFELVVVNLYPFTQTVASGAGFDECVEQIDIGGPSMVRAAAKNHPSVAVVVDPARYDDVVAAAKEGGFTRAQRTALATDAFRHTAAYDVAVANWMGGSTKAEGEIFPAWIGESYERSNVLRYGENPHQAAALYSAGTGLAGAKQLHGKEMSYNNYTDSDAAWRAAWDHERPAVAIIKHANPCGIAVSDESIAAAHRLAHACDPMSAFGGVIAVNREVSVEMARQVAEIFTEVIVAPGYEDGAIKVLSQKKNIRILQAEAPEASENNVEQRHISGGLLVQERDVIDAKGDDPARWTLAAGEAADEATLAELEFAWRSVRAVKSNAILLAKNGATVGVGMGQVNRVDAAKLAVERSNTLAGEEERARGAVAASDAFFPFADGFEVLANAGVRAVVQPGGSVRDAEVIEAANKAGVTMYLTGERHFAH, encoded by the coding sequence ATGACGGACAACAACGGTCGCAAGCAGATTCGACGCGCCCTGATCAGTGTTTACGACAAGACCGGACTGGAAGAGCTGGCCAAGGGCCTGCACGAGGCGGGGGTGAGCATCGTCTCCACAGGATCCACAGCGTCCAAGATTGCAGCTGCCGGCGTACCAGTCACTGAGGTTGAGCAGCTCACCGGCTTCCCAGAAGTTCTCGAGGGACGAGTCAAGACCCTCCACCCACGTGTGCATGCGGGCATCCTCGCTGATACTCGCAAGGAAGATCACCTCAAGCAGCTCGAAGAACTGGACGTTGAGGCCTTCGAACTCGTGGTGGTCAACCTCTACCCATTCACCCAAACCGTGGCCTCCGGCGCGGGATTCGATGAGTGCGTAGAGCAGATCGACATCGGAGGCCCGTCGATGGTACGCGCCGCTGCGAAGAACCATCCATCTGTGGCCGTTGTTGTGGATCCCGCTCGCTACGACGATGTCGTCGCTGCCGCCAAGGAGGGTGGTTTCACCCGCGCCCAACGCACCGCTTTGGCGACGGACGCTTTCCGCCACACCGCAGCTTATGACGTGGCGGTGGCGAACTGGATGGGTGGGTCCACCAAGGCGGAAGGCGAAATCTTCCCAGCCTGGATCGGTGAAAGCTACGAGCGCTCCAACGTCCTGCGCTACGGCGAGAATCCACACCAGGCTGCGGCTCTGTACTCCGCCGGAACCGGACTCGCAGGAGCCAAGCAGCTCCATGGCAAGGAAATGAGCTACAACAACTACACGGATTCTGATGCCGCATGGCGCGCAGCATGGGACCACGAGCGTCCCGCCGTGGCGATCATCAAGCACGCTAACCCTTGTGGCATCGCGGTGTCGGACGAGTCCATTGCTGCTGCGCACCGGCTAGCGCATGCCTGTGACCCGATGTCGGCTTTTGGTGGCGTCATTGCCGTTAACCGCGAAGTTTCTGTGGAGATGGCTCGTCAGGTGGCGGAAATCTTCACCGAGGTGATCGTCGCTCCGGGGTACGAAGACGGGGCCATCAAGGTGCTGAGCCAGAAGAAGAACATTCGCATCCTGCAAGCGGAAGCACCTGAGGCAAGCGAGAACAACGTTGAGCAGCGCCACATCTCCGGCGGTCTGCTTGTCCAGGAGCGCGATGTTATCGACGCCAAGGGCGATGACCCAGCACGCTGGACTCTCGCAGCGGGAGAAGCTGCCGACGAAGCGACGCTGGCTGAACTGGAATTTGCGTGGCGATCCGTACGTGCCGTGAAGTCTAACGCAATTCTGCTGGCCAAGAATGGAGCCACCGTTGGCGTGGGCATGGGGCAGGTCAACCGCGTGGACGCAGCAAAGCTGGCCGTCGAGCGCTCCAACACACTCGCGGGAGAGGAGGAGCGCGCACGGGGTGCGGTTGCTGCCTCCGATGCTTTCTTCCCCTTCGCTGATGGGTTCGAAGTCCTGGCTAACGCAGGTGTGCGCGCTGTCGTGCAGCCCGGTGGATCCGTCCGCGATGCTGAGGTCATTGAGGCTGCAAATAAGGCCGGCGTGACGATGTACCTCACGGGTGAGCGCCACTTCGCGCACTAA
- the purN gene encoding phosphoribosylglycinamide formyltransferase: protein MKIVILASGTGTLLQSVIDHTDESVEIVAVGADRGCEALERAEVAGVETFRVDYTPGSTDRAAWNAELGRKIAEYDPDYLVSAGFMRIIGPEVVQLYAGRIINTHPALLPAFPGAHAVEDAINYGVRVTGSTVHVVDSGVDTGPIVAQRAVEVDPEDTADVLHERIKSVERALLVDVLHGIAKHGLTIDGRKAWIKQP from the coding sequence ATGAAGATAGTGATTCTGGCTTCGGGGACGGGAACGCTGTTGCAAAGCGTGATTGATCACACCGACGAGAGTGTGGAGATCGTCGCCGTCGGTGCTGATCGCGGATGCGAGGCGCTGGAACGTGCAGAGGTAGCGGGGGTAGAAACCTTCCGCGTGGACTATACGCCGGGAAGTACCGATCGTGCCGCATGGAATGCAGAGCTCGGCAGAAAAATTGCCGAATATGATCCGGATTACCTGGTCAGCGCAGGCTTTATGCGCATCATTGGTCCGGAAGTTGTGCAGCTTTATGCAGGCAGGATTATCAACACCCACCCTGCGCTACTTCCGGCATTCCCCGGCGCTCATGCGGTTGAGGATGCGATCAATTACGGTGTGCGCGTGACTGGGTCTACAGTTCATGTTGTGGACAGCGGAGTGGACACCGGCCCCATCGTGGCCCAGCGGGCCGTGGAGGTGGACCCGGAGGACACCGCCGACGTACTGCACGAACGCATCAAGTCCGTGGAACGTGCACTGCTAGTGGACGTACTTCACGGCATCGCGAAGCATGGACTCACCATCGACGGACGAAAGGCTTGGATAAAGCAGCCATGA